The Cottoperca gobio chromosome 6, fCotGob3.1, whole genome shotgun sequence genome has a segment encoding these proteins:
- the mrps35 gene encoding small ribosomal subunit protein mS35 has product MASHTSKVVLFVGRINVSGLGLQKPVSRVTYTTSFFANSSGGKKGRFDKDGQGFVKRPRRAPAQPRTEKMPVDQDWTSVFPTATTFRPSSVPLPLRMGYPMKGAVPLPKMGNLELIKIPNFLHLTPGAIKKHCEALKSFCTEWPSVLDTDAKCDEHFPIKVESTDYVSAGPSVRNPSARIVHLKVKLSHFNLDDHARKKMIKLVGARYCKDTDILSMTADSCPLRQQNYEYALYLLTVLYHESWKTEDWEAEKSLADMEEYSWEDSPSQKNMLDILVRMKVAGEEEEGEEVREQLLGKSEVQEYKDSVMKLKNEGMNERTMLQYKEAVVKVLNL; this is encoded by the exons ATGGCATCGCACACAAGTAAGGTAGTTCTGTTCGTAGGTCGAATAAATGTTTCTGGTCTTGGACTTCAGAAACCTGTGAGCAGAGTCACATACACGACCAGTTTCTTTGCAAATTCTTCTGGTGGAAAGAAAG gCCGTTTTGATAAGGATGGTCAAGGATTCGTTAAAAGACCCAGGAGAGCT CCAGCGCAGCCCAGGACAGAAAAGATGCCGGTGGATCAGGACTGGACTTCCGTTTTTCCAACAGCGACCACCTTCAGACCAAGCTCTGTCCCCCTGCCTCTGCGGATGGGCTACCCTATGAAGGGAGCCGTTCCTCTACCGAAGATGGGCAACTTGGAGCTGATCAAG ATACCAAACTTTCTGCATTTGACACCAGGAGCCATCAAGAAACATTGTGAAgctctgaaat CGTTCTGTACAGAGTGGCCCTCTGTGTTGGATACGGATGCCAAATGTGACGAGCACTTCCCCATCAAAGTAGAAAGCACAGACTACGTGTCTGCCGGCCCGTCTGTGAGAAACCCTTCAGCTCGTATTGTTCATCTCAAA GTGAAACTGTCCCACTTTAATCTGGATGACCATGCACGCAAGAAAATGATCAAACTTGTTGGAGCGAGATACTGCAAAGACACTGATATCCTCAGCATGACAGCGGACAG ctgcccATTGAGACAGCAGAACTATGAATATGCCCTGTACCTGCTGACCGTCCTTTACCACGAGTCTTGG AAAACGGAGGACTGGGAGGCCGAGAAGAGTTTGGCAGACATGGAGGAGTACAGCTGGGAGGACAGCCCGTCCCAAAAGAACATGTTGGATATTCTAGTACGCATGAAAGTGGccggggaagaagaagaaggcgaGGAAGTGCGAGAGCAGCTGCTGGGAAAAAGCGAGGTGCAGGAGTACAAGGACTCAGTCATGAAGTTGAAGAATGAAGGAATGAACGAGCGCACCATGCTGCAGTACAAAGAGGCTGTCGTCAAAGTGCTCAACCTGTAA
- the mansc4 gene encoding MANSC domain-containing protein 4 encodes MNVTWGLLTVLSLVCHTESRCSPTSYYKNCWIRRFPGIFINIEESQRRGAQLLKYYQEETALKCSRTCCLTRNFSCNLAIFHYDTTQENVNCFHMHCPTLESCILSHRGNVVLYNITKGADPDLLVFGKYFTSNVRVLPHHYSRGNASEPLPSDKRQFIHPPPPAALPLTSAPTVKPPTTASTVLTTSGPATGTTTQPSTSQPATAPTTAAASSSPPETPLASENHAQTTTPNTSTTSLAPSFTTPPSTTATRLSLYNPKTTPNVSTTSAQPSTSPSHHHTTTTFSQLATSPPPSTSSIESSKQYPNVTKGSLGRNHTAGSEGQEGVSGEDTFGGLGPGWQVATHTTLLVAVAIFITVLLSCCCSILLVVSWRGQRKRMGRYRTSWRGKTGSMRLIKYVLVRESS; translated from the exons ATGAATGTCACATGGGGTTTGCTGACGGTTTTGAGTCTGGTGTGCCACACTGAGTCGAGGTGCTCACCGACCTCTTATTATAAGAACTGCTGGATTCGACGCTTTCCTGGGATTTTCATCAATATCGAGGAGTCTCAGCGGAGAGGAGCGCAGCTTCTCAAGTATTACCAGGAGGAGACCGCGCTCAAATGCAGCCGCACCTGTTGCCTCACGAGAAACT TTTCCTGCAATCTGGCCATATTTCACTATGATACCACTCAAGAAAACGTGAACTGCTTCCACATGCACTGTCCAACTCTGGAGAGCTGCATTCTCAGCCACAGAGGCAACGTTGTTCTGTACAATATCACAAAGG GTGCGGATCCTGACCTGTTGGTGTTTGGAAAGTATTTCACCTCAAATGTACGCGTGTTGCCCCACCACTACAGCCGAGGCAACGCCTCAGAGCCGCTGCCCTCAGATAAACGCCAGTTCATTCATCCTCCTCCGCCTGCTGCACTGCCTCTAACTTCAGCACCCACAGTTAAACCCCCCACCACAGCGAGCACAGTGCTCACCACCTCCGGCCCTGCCACCGGTACCACTACGCAGCCGAGCACGAGTCAGCCTGCGACCGCTCCCACAACTGCAGCTGCCTCATCTTCCCCTCCTGAGACTCCACTAGCTTCAGAGAACCATGCACAAACAACCACCCCAAACACCTCCACCACTTCTCTTGCACCCAGCTTTACTACGCCTCCATCCACCACAGCAACCCGCCTCAGCCTTTACAATCCCAAGACCACTCCCAACGTTTCTACCACAAGTGCACAGCCCTCCACATCGCCCAGCCATCatcacaccaccaccaccttctCTCAACTAGCCACCAGCCCTCCACCTTCCACATCCAGCATAGAGAGCAGTAAGCAATACCCCAATGTAACCAAGGGCAGCCTGGGGAGGAACCACACTGCGGGCAGTGAAGGCCAGGAGGGCGTCAGCGGAGAGGACACCTTTGGGGGTTTGGGACCCGGGTGGCAAGTAGCCACTCACACCACCTTGCTGGTTGCAGTGGCCATCTTTATCACGGtgctgctgagctgctgctgctccattCTGCTGGTCGTGAGCTGGAGGGgtcagaggaagaggatgggACGCTACCGGACATCGTGGAGAGGGAAAACAGGCTCCATGCGTCTGATAAAGTATGTGCTGGTCAGGGAAAGCTCTTGA
- the tead4 gene encoding transcriptional enhancer factor TEF-3 yields MATMSSAQIISPAAFQNKMALQGLTRPAYPSTGGFWHGALSGQPGGHEDIKPFSQQSYAMQASGPTPITGYESTAGLSMSPGAPSWQGRSIASSKLRMLEFSAFLEQPQDPENFNKHLFVHIGQSNPSYSDAYLESVDIRQIYDKFPEKKGGLKELFDKGPHNAFFLVKFWADLSINLQDDSSFFYGVSSQYESSENMIITSSTKVCSFGKQVVEKVETEYARFENGRYVFRIHRSPLCEYMINFIHKLKHLPEKYMMNSVLENFTILQVVTNRDTLETLLCIAYVFEVSTSEHGAQHHIYRLVKD; encoded by the exons ATGGCCACCATGTCCTCAGCCCAGATCATCTCACCTGCGGCTTTCCAGAACAAGATGGCTCTCCAGGGGCTGACAAGGCCTGCTTATCCCTCTACTGGTGGG TTTTGGCACGGGGCACTTTCAGGACAGCCAGGAGGCCACGAAGA CATTAAGCCCTTCTCCCAGCAGAGTTACGCCATGCAAGCGTCCGGCCCGACCCCTATAACAG GTTATGAAAGCACAGCAGGGCTGTCAATGTCTCCCGGTGCCCCCTCTTGGCAGGGTAGAAGTATTGCCAGCTCCAAGCTGCGAATGCTGGAGTTCTCCGCCTTCCTGGAGCAACCTCAGGACCCAGAAAAT TTCAACAAGCACCTGTTTGTGCACATCGGCCAGTCCAACCCGAGCTACAGCGACGCCTATCTGGAGTCTGTGGACATAAGACAGATCTACGACAAGTTCCCAGAGAAGAAAGGAGGCCTGAAGGAGCTGTTTGACAAAGGGCCACACAACGCTTTCTTTCTCGTCAAGTTCTGG GCGGACCTTAGTATAAACCTGCAGGATGACAGCAGCTTCTTCTATGGTGTTTCCAGTCAGTATGAGAGCTCTGAGAACATGATCATCACCTCATCCACCAAAGTCTGCTCCTTTGGCAAGCAGGTGGTGGAGAAAGTAGAG ACGGAGTACGCACGTTTTGAGAATGGCCGCTACGTGTTTCGAATCCACCGTTCCCCATTATGTGAATACATGATCAACTTCATCCACAAGCTTAAACACCTGCCGGAAAAGTACATGATGAACAGCGTACTGGAGAACTTCACTATCCTACAG GTGGTGACTAACAGGGACACACTGGAAACCCTCCTGTGCATAGCCTACGTCTTCGAGGTGTCCACCAGTGAGCACGGCGCACAGCATCATATTTACAGGCTAGTCAAAGACTGA